Proteins encoded within one genomic window of Streptomyces rubradiris:
- the lnt gene encoding apolipoprotein N-acyltransferase yields MRTIDRWLTSPWRRSAAAALCGALPVLAFPAPSLWWWAYVALVPWLLLARSAPTGRRAAYDGWCGGFGFLLAVHHWLLPNLHVFIFLIAALLGVLWLPWGWLVRRLLGGPASAGRGAVALLVLPSAWLAVELVRSWQGLGGPWGMLGASQWQVAPALRLASVGGVWLLSFLVVAVNVAAAVLISVPASRVPAVASLAATAAVASAGWVWAPRPEVDGRARIAVVQPGVVAGRDSAERRFDLEERLTRRLAGQDVDLVVWGESSVGFDLDDRPDLTRRLAALSRATGADVLVNVDARRSDRPGIYKSAVLVGPDGPTGDRYDKMRLVPFGEYIPARSLLGWATSVGRAAGEDRHRGTRQTVPDVGHGLRIGPLICFETAFPDLGRHLADDGADVLLGQSSTSTFQHSWAPEQHASLAALRAAETGRPMVHATLTGVSAVYGPDGRRLGPWLGTGTSTARVYDVPLAHGVTPYVRHGDWPAHGALLVLGVLGVAEGVRAVRTRRGGPAPLVPPARTAHGSPARHGR; encoded by the coding sequence ATGAGGACGATCGACCGCTGGCTGACCTCCCCTTGGCGCCGTTCGGCCGCCGCCGCCCTGTGCGGCGCGCTGCCCGTGCTCGCGTTTCCGGCCCCCTCCCTGTGGTGGTGGGCGTACGTCGCCCTGGTGCCGTGGCTGCTGCTGGCCCGGTCGGCGCCGACCGGGCGGCGGGCCGCGTACGACGGCTGGTGCGGCGGCTTCGGCTTCCTGCTGGCCGTGCACCACTGGCTGCTGCCGAACCTGCACGTGTTCATCTTCCTGATAGCCGCGCTGCTGGGCGTGCTGTGGCTGCCGTGGGGCTGGCTGGTGCGCCGGCTGCTGGGCGGGCCCGCGTCGGCGGGCCGGGGTGCCGTCGCGCTGCTGGTGCTGCCGTCGGCCTGGCTGGCGGTGGAGCTGGTGCGGTCCTGGCAGGGGCTCGGCGGGCCGTGGGGCATGCTGGGCGCCAGCCAGTGGCAGGTGGCTCCGGCGCTGCGGCTGGCCTCGGTCGGCGGGGTGTGGCTGCTGAGCTTCCTGGTGGTGGCCGTCAACGTGGCGGCGGCCGTGCTGATATCGGTGCCCGCCTCCCGGGTGCCGGCCGTCGCCTCGCTGGCCGCGACGGCCGCCGTGGCCTCCGCCGGGTGGGTGTGGGCGCCGCGCCCGGAGGTGGACGGGCGGGCCCGGATCGCCGTCGTACAGCCGGGCGTCGTCGCCGGGCGGGACAGCGCCGAGCGGCGGTTCGACCTGGAGGAGCGGCTGACCCGGCGGCTCGCCGGGCAGGACGTCGACCTGGTGGTGTGGGGCGAGTCCAGCGTCGGCTTCGACCTGGACGACCGGCCCGACCTGACCCGGCGGCTGGCCGCGCTGTCCCGGGCCACCGGCGCCGATGTGCTGGTGAACGTGGACGCCCGCCGCTCCGACCGGCCCGGCATCTACAAGAGCGCGGTGCTGGTCGGCCCGGACGGCCCGACCGGCGACCGGTACGACAAGATGCGGCTGGTGCCGTTCGGCGAGTACATACCGGCCCGTTCGCTGCTCGGCTGGGCCACCTCGGTGGGCCGGGCCGCCGGCGAGGACCGGCACCGCGGCACCCGGCAGACCGTGCCGGACGTCGGGCACGGTCTGCGGATCGGCCCGCTGATCTGCTTCGAGACCGCGTTCCCGGACCTGGGCCGGCACCTCGCCGACGACGGCGCGGACGTCCTCCTCGGCCAGTCCTCGACCTCCACGTTCCAGCACAGCTGGGCGCCGGAGCAGCACGCCTCGCTGGCCGCGCTGCGCGCCGCCGAGACCGGCCGCCCGATGGTGCACGCCACCCTCACCGGCGTCTCGGCGGTCTACGGCCCGGACGGGCGCCGCCTCGGCCCGTGGCTCGGCACCGGAACGAGCACCGCGCGGGTCTACGACGTACCGCTCGCGCACGGTGTCACGCCGTACGTCCGCCACGGCGACTGGCCGGCGCACGGCGCGCTGCTGGTGCTGGGCGTGCTGGGGGTGGCCGAGGGGGTGCGGGCGGTCAGGACGCGCCGTGGCGGT
- a CDS encoding nuclear transport factor 2 family protein, with protein MTQRAEFATVRDRLAVEDLVTAYAVALDDGDWAAYHGLFTADGRADYRSAGGIEGDAGRVAAWLAESLARFAMRQHLIVNRQVRFGVLEHDTGDTARLRADYLNPMRLAGTAGSAAPDLVCGGRYDFGLLRTADGWRLREVVVQEKWRRLPAGPPGTP; from the coding sequence ATGACGCAGCGTGCGGAGTTCGCGACCGTGAGGGACCGGCTGGCCGTGGAGGACCTGGTCACCGCGTACGCGGTGGCGCTGGACGACGGCGACTGGGCGGCGTACCACGGGCTGTTCACGGCGGACGGGCGGGCCGACTACCGTTCGGCGGGCGGCATCGAGGGCGACGCGGGGCGGGTCGCCGCCTGGCTCGCCGAGAGCCTGGCCCGGTTCGCCATGCGGCAGCACCTGATCGTCAACCGGCAGGTGCGCTTCGGGGTCCTGGAGCACGACACCGGTGACACCGCCCGGTTGCGCGCCGACTACCTCAACCCCATGCGCCTGGCCGGCACCGCCGGTTCCGCCGCCCCGGACCTGGTGTGCGGCGGCCGGTACGACTTCGGGCTGCTGCGCACAGCGGACGGCTGGCGCCTGCGCGAGGTCGTCGTCCAGGAGAAGTGGCGCCGCCTGCCGGCCGGACCGCCCGGCACGCCGTGA
- a CDS encoding DUF4291 domain-containing protein: MSAQTVETEPKFRIRARHTDTTVTVYQAYHPGIGRAAARTGRFPADWKRDRMTWVKPSFLWMMYRCGWGTKDNQETVLAVEITREGFEWALRHACLSHYAPALHPDRAAWKRELARSPARVQWDPERDLRHNPLPYRSLQLGLAGEAAARYADEWIVGIEDVTPLAGEIHALVRAGETERASALLPGERPYPVADEVLAHLRA; this comes from the coding sequence GTGAGCGCACAAACCGTCGAAACGGAACCGAAGTTCCGCATCCGTGCCCGGCACACGGACACCACGGTCACCGTCTACCAGGCCTACCACCCGGGGATCGGCCGGGCCGCCGCCCGCACCGGACGCTTCCCGGCCGACTGGAAACGGGACCGGATGACCTGGGTCAAGCCGTCGTTCCTGTGGATGATGTACCGCTGCGGCTGGGGCACCAAGGACAACCAGGAGACCGTCCTCGCCGTGGAGATCACGCGGGAGGGCTTCGAGTGGGCCCTGCGCCACGCCTGCCTGTCCCACTACGCGCCCGCCCTGCACCCCGACCGGGCCGCCTGGAAGCGGGAGCTGGCGCGCAGCCCGGCCCGGGTGCAGTGGGACCCGGAGCGGGACCTGCGTCACAACCCGCTGCCGTACCGGTCCTTGCAGCTCGGCCTCGCCGGGGAGGCGGCGGCCCGGTACGCGGACGAGTGGATCGTCGGCATAGAGGACGTCACCCCGCTGGCCGGGGAGATCCACGCGCTGGTACGGGCGGGCGAGACGGAGCGGGCGAGCGCGCTGCTGCCCGGGGAGCGGCCGTACCCGGTGGCCGACGAGGTGCTCGCACACCTGCGGGCGTAG